A window of Bradyrhizobium sp. AZCC 1610 contains these coding sequences:
- a CDS encoding DUF2855 family protein — translation MEATDFIVARNDLQQCKVIETQLPDAAALPDETLLVKVTRFAFTANNITYAVLGDHLKYWQLFPAPEGFGNVPVWGLGEVVASRHAGIAAGETLFGYFPMATHLVIEAADVSKRGLRDAAAHRQGVAPVYNAYARVNGDPAFVGKQGDYQALLRPLFMLSFLVDDFLAENEFYGAKSVMLSSASSKTAYGLAYLLHARGNGIKVIGLTSAGNTGFVQSLGCYDEVVTYDNVSSLPTSSAVAYVDMAGNSPLRATLHRHFGEQMKYSGIIGLTHRKSSPGEPAQALPGAKPQFFFAPDQIRKRAKEWGPGGVDMRFGAAWSGFVPNLDRWMDVREGYGPAAVQRAYLDTLNGRVPPDQGLILSL, via the coding sequence ATGGAAGCCACCGACTTCATCGTTGCCCGCAACGATCTGCAGCAATGCAAGGTAATCGAGACGCAACTGCCCGACGCAGCCGCGCTGCCTGACGAGACGCTGCTGGTGAAGGTCACGCGCTTCGCCTTCACCGCCAACAACATCACCTATGCCGTGCTCGGCGATCATCTGAAGTACTGGCAACTGTTTCCGGCGCCCGAAGGTTTCGGCAACGTTCCGGTATGGGGATTAGGTGAGGTAGTCGCTTCAAGGCATGCCGGCATTGCCGCAGGCGAAACGCTGTTCGGCTATTTCCCGATGGCGACGCATCTTGTCATTGAAGCCGCCGACGTCAGCAAGCGCGGCCTTCGCGATGCCGCTGCGCACCGGCAGGGCGTGGCGCCGGTTTACAACGCCTATGCGCGCGTCAACGGCGACCCGGCTTTTGTCGGTAAACAGGGCGACTATCAGGCGCTGCTGCGCCCCTTGTTCATGCTGTCGTTCCTGGTTGATGACTTTCTCGCCGAGAATGAATTTTATGGCGCAAAAAGCGTGATGCTCTCCTCCGCCTCCAGCAAGACTGCTTACGGTCTCGCGTATCTTCTGCATGCCAGGGGCAACGGCATCAAGGTGATCGGGCTGACGTCGGCGGGTAACACCGGCTTCGTCCAATCACTTGGCTGCTACGACGAGGTCGTAACCTATGACAATGTAAGCTCGCTGCCGACGAGTTCCGCGGTCGCGTATGTCGATATGGCGGGCAACAGCCCGTTGCGCGCGACGCTGCACCGGCACTTCGGTGAGCAAATGAAATACAGCGGAATCATTGGGCTCACTCATCGCAAGTCATCGCCTGGTGAACCGGCGCAGGCACTGCCGGGCGCAAAACCTCAATTTTTCTTCGCACCGGACCAGATCCGCAAGCGCGCCAAGGAATGGGGACCGGGCGGCGTCGACATGCGGTTTGGCGCGGCGTGGTCCGGGTTCGTTCCGAATCTGGACCGATGGATGGACGTGCGCGAAGGCTACGGGCCTGCGGCGGTTCAACGGGCCTATCTCGACACCCTCAACGGCCGCGTCCCGCCGGATCAGGGGCTTATCCTGTCGCTCTAG
- a CDS encoding sensor histidine kinase — MRQAPNSVASCPPAIDLKLRLALRVAALAAICFIAVAAYALFDSDRVAKAKASRIAEIVARDLSLQQSQAQWLSVSINATPDLQGIAALMEPGLCIAYRDNTGAFRQGVCSGAPADEMTAPEIFASLYRAIFRPGEPVSMPVLVAGTARGMAVATFDPATQIGQSWREASRLLSIMAFALAGLCVAVYAALARALRPTRAIGTGLRQLAANDLSARLPRFDLAELSVISGVFNSLAERLQTTLAERNALTRKLIEVQDEERRHLARELHDEFGQSLSAIAAQAAAAAHTAERECPPLYEECRSISRTTAHMMETLRGALVRLRPPDIEELGLTLSLESLVASWNGFEKGRTRFEIAVSGEADDLPPGVSANLYRIAQEAITNAAKHAHARHVQLRLEAGDADIVLTVEDDGEAAGASPTPKAGMGLLGMQERVVSLGGTLQFERREAGGARLVARIPTLRVEP; from the coding sequence TTGCGACAGGCACCCAACTCCGTGGCGAGCTGCCCGCCCGCCATCGATCTGAAGCTGCGGCTGGCGTTACGCGTCGCGGCGCTCGCGGCCATTTGCTTCATCGCCGTCGCGGCCTACGCCCTGTTTGACAGCGACCGTGTCGCGAAGGCCAAAGCGAGCCGTATCGCCGAGATCGTGGCCCGGGATCTTTCGTTGCAGCAATCGCAGGCGCAATGGCTCTCCGTGTCCATCAACGCAACGCCGGATCTGCAGGGGATCGCGGCGCTGATGGAGCCGGGGCTCTGCATCGCCTACCGCGACAACACTGGCGCGTTTCGGCAAGGAGTCTGCAGCGGGGCGCCCGCCGACGAAATGACCGCGCCCGAAATCTTCGCGTCGCTCTACCGCGCCATCTTTCGTCCGGGTGAACCGGTCTCGATGCCGGTCCTCGTGGCGGGCACTGCCCGGGGCATGGCCGTCGCGACCTTCGATCCCGCCACGCAGATCGGCCAGAGCTGGCGCGAGGCAAGCCGGCTGCTTTCCATCATGGCTTTCGCGCTGGCAGGGCTTTGTGTTGCGGTCTATGCCGCGCTGGCGCGCGCGCTGCGGCCGACCCGGGCCATTGGCACCGGACTGCGGCAACTGGCGGCCAACGATCTTTCCGCGCGCCTGCCCCGTTTCGATCTCGCGGAATTGTCTGTTATCTCCGGCGTCTTCAACAGCCTTGCAGAACGGCTGCAGACTACCCTCGCCGAACGCAACGCCTTGACGCGAAAGCTGATCGAAGTGCAGGACGAGGAACGGCGCCATCTTGCACGCGAGTTGCACGACGAATTCGGTCAGTCGCTTTCCGCCATCGCGGCGCAGGCCGCCGCCGCCGCCCACACCGCGGAGCGCGAATGCCCGCCGCTATACGAGGAATGCCGGAGCATCTCGCGCACGACGGCGCATATGATGGAAACCCTGCGCGGCGCGCTGGTGCGCCTGCGTCCGCCCGATATCGAGGAACTCGGCCTCACCCTCAGCCTCGAAAGCCTGGTTGCGAGCTGGAACGGCTTCGAGAAGGGCCGCACCCGATTTGAGATTGCCGTCAGTGGCGAGGCCGACGATTTGCCGCCCGGTGTCAGCGCCAACCTCTATCGGATCGCGCAGGAGGCGATCACCAATGCGGCAAAGCACGCGCACGCGAGGCATGTGCAACTGCGCCTTGAGGCCGGAGACGCCGACATCGTCCTGACCGTCGAGGACGACGGCGAAGCCGCCGGCGCCAGCCCCACGCCGAAAGCCGGCATGGGACTGCTCGGCATGCAGGAACGGGTGGTTTCGCTCGGAGGGACCTTGCAATTCGAGCGGCGAGAGGCGGGCGGCGCCCGGCTTGTCGCACGCATTCCCACCCTGCGGGTGGAGCCTTAG
- a CDS encoding LysE family translocator — protein sequence MQELATLASIVAALSVGVISPGPSFVMVARVAVASSRIRALATALGMGAGGAIFGAAALLGLQSVLLAVPALYAGLRVLGGLYLCYLGFLIFRSAQRPVAVVADGGRGSSGPLRAFWLGLTTQVSNPKTAIVYASVFAAFLPASFSPGFAAALLAAVFLVESAWYALVALLFSSSGPQRAYLSYKSWIDRAAGAVMFALGLKLVTSATRP from the coding sequence ATGCAAGAACTTGCAACGCTCGCCAGCATCGTCGCCGCGCTCAGCGTTGGGGTGATCAGCCCCGGGCCCAGCTTCGTGATGGTGGCCCGTGTGGCTGTCGCATCAAGCCGAATCCGGGCGCTTGCCACAGCGCTGGGTATGGGCGCTGGGGGCGCCATCTTCGGCGCGGCGGCACTCCTCGGGCTGCAGAGCGTCCTGCTGGCGGTGCCGGCGCTCTATGCAGGGCTCAGGGTTCTGGGAGGTCTGTATCTTTGCTACCTCGGTTTTCTCATATTTAGGTCTGCGCAGCGGCCTGTCGCTGTCGTCGCTGATGGCGGCAGGGGCAGCAGCGGGCCGCTGCGCGCATTCTGGCTGGGCCTCACAACACAGGTGAGCAATCCGAAGACTGCCATCGTCTATGCAAGCGTGTTCGCCGCTTTTCTCCCCGCGTCCTTCTCGCCGGGGTTCGCTGCGGCGCTGCTTGCCGCCGTGTTTCTCGTCGAGTCTGCCTGGTACGCATTGGTCGCCCTCCTCTTCTCGTCGTCAGGCCCGCAACGGGCCTATCTGTCGTACAAGTCCTGGATTGACCGAGCGGCCGGTGCGGTCATGTTCGCTCTCGGCCTGAAGCTCGTGACGAGCGCGACTAGGCCGTAG
- a CDS encoding YybH family protein — protein MGAPSPELCNLWLARAFNAQDVDAAAAMYHPDASIVQVDEVHGGSSIARGADGIRQTMAAYVGLKPHMDVVTHHTTVSGEFAMTRSQWLIKGTGEDGKPTEVHHHGMEVHRRLPDGTWVFFMDHPFGADPEWAVKAPPHTE, from the coding sequence ATGGGTGCTCCGTCCCCCGAACTTTGCAATCTCTGGCTGGCACGCGCGTTCAATGCGCAGGACGTTGACGCCGCGGCGGCGATGTACCATCCCGACGCCTCGATCGTTCAGGTCGACGAAGTCCATGGCGGCAGCAGCATTGCGCGCGGCGCCGACGGCATCCGCCAGACGATGGCGGCCTATGTCGGATTGAAGCCGCACATGGATGTCGTGACCCATCACACGACGGTCTCCGGCGAGTTCGCAATGACGCGGTCGCAATGGCTGATCAAGGGCACCGGCGAAGACGGCAAGCCGACCGAGGTGCATCACCACGGCATGGAGGTTCACCGCCGGTTGCCCGACGGCACCTGGGTGTTTTTCATGGATCATCCCTTCGGTGCCGATCCGGAATGGGCGGTCAAAGCTCCGCCGCACACAGAATAG
- a CDS encoding flavin-containing monooxygenase: MLDRTDDSSVAADTWLAQFEDTLGKPDEALLKTLFHPDSYWRDVLALSWNMQTLNGRDAILKALPPLARHAGPSGFAIAPGRAAPRKVMRAGTNAIEAIFKFETNVGRGNGIIRLIPDADDGHRLKAWTLLTELGELKGFEEQLGVNRPRGNAYSRDFRGPNWLDQRKASAEYADHDPTVLVIGGGQSGLSIAARLKQLNVDTLIVDREKRIGDNWRKRYHALTLHNQVQVNHLPYLHFPPNWPTYIPKDKLANWFEAYVEAMELNFWTDTEFEGGSYDEKDGRWTVTLRCADGSKRTMHPRHVVLATGVSGIPSVPEIAGLKDFAGKVMHSSQYDDGENWKGKRAIVIGTGNSGHDIAQDLHSSGAEVTLFQRSSTLIVSIEPSAQLVYAPYNEGTLEDNDLITVSMPLKLARRSHALTAEKSKALDKELLEGLERVGFKLDFGEDNTGWQFKYLTRGGGYYFNVGCSDLIVKGDIALKQFDDLERFTATGAKMKDGETITADLVVLATGYKRQEELVRKLFGEAVEKRVGTIWGFGEEQELRNMYTRTGQPGLWLIAGGLAQCRIGSKHLALQIKAIEEGLLQR; encoded by the coding sequence ATGCTCGACAGGACGGACGACAGTTCGGTAGCCGCCGACACCTGGCTTGCGCAGTTCGAGGACACGCTCGGAAAGCCCGATGAAGCCCTGCTGAAGACCCTGTTCCATCCCGACAGCTATTGGCGCGACGTGCTGGCGCTGAGCTGGAACATGCAGACCCTCAACGGCAGAGACGCCATCCTGAAAGCCCTACCGCCGCTGGCCCGCCACGCGGGACCGAGCGGCTTCGCCATCGCCCCCGGTCGCGCCGCACCGCGCAAGGTGATGCGCGCCGGCACCAACGCGATCGAGGCCATTTTCAAATTCGAAACCAATGTCGGGCGCGGCAACGGCATCATCCGCCTCATTCCCGATGCGGACGATGGCCACCGTCTGAAAGCCTGGACGCTGCTGACCGAACTTGGTGAGCTGAAGGGTTTCGAGGAGCAACTCGGCGTCAATCGCCCGCGCGGCAACGCCTATTCGCGGGATTTTCGCGGCCCCAACTGGCTCGACCAGCGCAAGGCCTCCGCTGAATATGCCGACCACGATCCCACCGTCCTCGTCATCGGCGGCGGCCAATCCGGACTTTCCATCGCCGCGCGGCTGAAACAGTTGAACGTCGACACGCTGATCGTCGATCGCGAGAAGCGTATCGGCGACAACTGGCGCAAGCGCTACCACGCGCTGACGCTGCATAATCAAGTGCAGGTCAATCACCTGCCCTATTTGCACTTCCCGCCGAACTGGCCGACCTACATTCCGAAGGACAAGCTGGCCAACTGGTTCGAAGCCTATGTCGAGGCCATGGAGCTGAACTTCTGGACCGATACCGAGTTCGAGGGCGGCAGCTATGATGAGAAGGACGGCCGCTGGACAGTGACGCTGCGCTGCGCCGACGGCTCCAAGCGCACCATGCATCCGCGCCACGTCGTGCTGGCGACCGGCGTCAGCGGCATTCCGAGCGTGCCTGAGATTGCCGGGCTGAAGGATTTTGCCGGCAAGGTGATGCATTCCAGCCAGTATGACGACGGCGAGAACTGGAAGGGCAAGCGCGCCATCGTGATCGGCACCGGCAACAGCGGCCACGACATCGCGCAGGACCTGCATTCCAGCGGCGCTGAGGTCACGCTGTTCCAGCGCTCCTCCACGCTGATCGTCAGCATCGAGCCGTCGGCGCAACTGGTCTACGCGCCCTACAATGAGGGCACGCTGGAGGATAATGACCTGATCACTGTTTCGATGCCGCTCAAGCTGGCGCGGAGGAGCCACGCGTTGACGGCGGAGAAATCCAAGGCGCTCGACAAGGAATTGCTCGAAGGTCTCGAACGCGTCGGCTTCAAGCTCGATTTCGGCGAGGACAATACCGGCTGGCAGTTCAAATACCTCACCCGCGGCGGCGGCTATTACTTCAACGTCGGCTGCTCCGACCTGATCGTGAAAGGCGATATCGCGCTGAAGCAGTTCGACGATCTCGAAAGGTTCACAGCCACCGGTGCGAAGATGAAGGACGGGGAGACCATCACCGCCGACCTTGTGGTGCTAGCGACCGGCTACAAGCGCCAGGAAGAGCTGGTGCGCAAGCTGTTTGGCGAAGCGGTAGAGAAGCGCGTCGGCACCATCTGGGGCTTTGGCGAGGAGCAGGAACTGCGTAACATGTACACCCGCACCGGCCAGCCCGGCCTCTGGCTGATCGCCGGCGGCCTCGCGCAATGCCGCATCGGCTCAAAACATCTCGCGCTGCAGATCAAGGCGATCGAGGAGGGGCTGCTGCAGCGCTGA
- a CDS encoding DUF2380 domain-containing protein, which translates to MKLRMLSLALTAAAVVCACSVQQGRAQAPTLVLAVAEIHYVDTSGEVIDQSTDHRRRLREFEAALRSDLVASGKIANAALECPPNACSVGDIHDGQLLGKAKEAGATHLLIGRFHKMSTLIQQAKFDVIDVKARKVVFDRYISFRGDNDAAWRRAESFLARQILDHGEW; encoded by the coding sequence ATGAAACTACGGATGTTGAGCCTCGCTTTGACCGCCGCCGCTGTTGTCTGCGCCTGTTCTGTCCAGCAAGGTCGGGCGCAGGCGCCGACGCTCGTGCTCGCCGTCGCCGAAATCCACTATGTCGACACCTCGGGTGAGGTGATCGATCAAAGCACCGACCATCGCCGGCGGCTGCGTGAATTCGAAGCCGCGTTGCGCAGCGATCTGGTAGCGAGCGGAAAGATAGCGAATGCAGCGCTTGAATGTCCGCCAAACGCCTGCTCGGTGGGCGACATCCATGACGGTCAACTGCTGGGCAAGGCGAAGGAGGCCGGCGCCACCCATCTATTGATTGGCCGCTTTCACAAGATGAGCACGCTGATACAGCAGGCGAAATTCGACGTCATCGACGTGAAAGCGCGGAAAGTCGTGTTCGATCGCTATATCAGCTTCCGCGGCGACAACGACGCGGCCTGGCGCCGGGCGGAATCCTTCCTTGCCCGGCAAATCCTCGATCACGGCGAATGGTGA
- a CDS encoding response regulator transcription factor — protein sequence MAASDMAASDLANTAGRTRVMLVDDHSIVREGYRSLLQKQDRLQIVAEADNGADAYRVYKEARPDLVIMDLSMPGIGGVEAIRRIRQWDKSARILVFSMHQSAAYAIQAIKAGARGFVTKSNPPEALLRAIAEVMAGRIALSPDIDHELAINRLADEPSAIDTLSPREFEILRMLLAEKSVDEIANTLHISVKTAANTRYQIRAKLGVGSDIELVRLALRQRIIAAEDMGS from the coding sequence ATGGCAGCCTCAGACATGGCAGCCTCAGACTTGGCGAACACCGCAGGCCGCACGCGCGTGATGCTGGTGGACGACCATTCCATCGTGCGCGAGGGCTATCGCTCGCTGTTGCAAAAGCAGGATCGCCTTCAGATCGTCGCCGAAGCCGACAACGGCGCCGACGCCTATCGCGTCTACAAGGAAGCCAGGCCCGACCTCGTCATCATGGACCTGTCGATGCCCGGAATTGGCGGAGTCGAGGCTATCAGGCGTATCCGGCAATGGGACAAGTCCGCGCGCATCCTCGTATTCTCAATGCACCAGAGCGCCGCCTATGCGATCCAGGCGATCAAGGCGGGCGCACGCGGCTTTGTCACCAAAAGCAACCCGCCCGAGGCGCTGCTGCGCGCGATCGCCGAGGTCATGGCCGGACGCATCGCGCTCAGCCCCGACATCGACCACGAACTGGCGATCAACCGGCTCGCCGACGAGCCTTCGGCAATCGACACGCTGAGCCCGCGTGAATTCGAGATCCTGCGCATGCTGCTGGCGGAGAAATCCGTAGATGAGATCGCAAACACGCTGCATATCAGCGTCAAGACCGCGGCCAACACCCGCTATCAGATCCGCGCCAAGCTCGGCGTCGGCTCCGACATCGAATTGGTACGCCTGGCGCTTCGCCAGCGGATCATCGCGGCGGAGGATATGGGGAGCTAG
- a CDS encoding DUF3280 domain-containing protein: MRNIALILAPAIVLAALAAAGAAETAAPSPIKIAVFPFELEDFSAAAAYVPPDDIDREQLRLSTDEARRLIAASGRYQLVDVSAVNDQAAKAGKLRDCDGCEARIAAGLDADQSMIGIVTRITRTEYAVTFKLRDARSGAIVAVAQTDLRMGANVAWSRGARWLIENRLLEQAK; encoded by the coding sequence ATGCGCAACATCGCCCTTATCCTCGCTCCGGCAATTGTGCTTGCAGCGCTCGCGGCGGCTGGGGCCGCCGAGACGGCCGCACCGTCGCCGATCAAAATTGCGGTGTTTCCGTTCGAACTGGAGGATTTCAGCGCCGCGGCCGCCTATGTCCCGCCTGATGACATCGACCGCGAGCAATTGCGGCTTTCGACCGACGAAGCCCGTCGGCTGATCGCGGCATCCGGGCGCTACCAACTGGTCGACGTCAGCGCTGTGAACGACCAGGCGGCAAAAGCAGGCAAGTTGCGGGATTGCGACGGCTGCGAAGCCAGGATCGCGGCCGGCCTCGACGCAGATCAGTCGATGATCGGGATCGTCACGCGCATCACCCGAACGGAATACGCGGTCACATTCAAGCTTCGCGACGCCAGATCCGGGGCGATCGTCGCGGTTGCGCAGACCGACCTGCGCATGGGCGCCAACGTGGCCTGGAGCCGCGGCGCGCGGTGGTTGATCGAGAACCGTCTGCTGGAGCAGGCGAAATAG
- a CDS encoding HNH endonuclease codes for MNAHVSQGGWPVLVLNADFRPLSYYPLSLWSWQDAIKAVFLDRVNIVAHYDRAVHSPSFEIQLPSVVSLKSFVKPTTHPAFTRFNVFLRDRFVCQYCHAHDDLTFDHIIPRSKGGQTTWENVVAACSPCNLRKGNLTPQQARMFPRQHPFAPTVHQLHRNGRLFPPNYLHDSWLDYLYWDTELDP; via the coding sequence TTGAACGCACACGTCTCGCAGGGCGGTTGGCCGGTACTGGTGCTGAACGCGGATTTCCGGCCGCTGAGTTATTACCCGCTGTCTCTCTGGTCGTGGCAGGACGCGATCAAGGCGGTGTTTCTCGATCGCGTCAACATCGTCGCGCATTACGACCGCGCGGTGCACAGCCCGAGCTTCGAGATCCAGCTTCCGAGCGTGGTCTCGCTGAAGTCGTTCGTCAAGCCGACCACGCATCCCGCCTTCACCCGGTTCAACGTCTTCCTGCGCGACCGCTTCGTCTGCCAGTACTGCCACGCGCATGACGACCTCACCTTCGATCACATCATCCCGCGCAGCAAGGGCGGCCAGACCACCTGGGAGAACGTGGTCGCGGCCTGCTCGCCGTGCAATCTGCGCAAGGGCAATCTGACACCGCAACAGGCGCGGATGTTTCCGAGACAACACCCGTTCGCGCCGACGGTGCATCAACTGCATCGGAACGGCCGATTGTTTCCGCCGAACTATCTGCACGATAGCTGGCTGGATTATTTATACTGGGACACCGAGCTCGATCCGTAG
- a CDS encoding LysR family transcriptional regulator, which produces MEDWNEPQLVLAVHRASSLTGAAKALDIDHSTAFRRLNALETRLGVRLFERLPGGAYQATPAGERMAAAAERMEDEALAIDRDIAGRDHRLSGRLRVTSSETLAYRKLTGHLARFRQTHPGIVVELVIDNRVLSLSRREADIALRPMRPKEGDLWGRKLADVAWTVYGTARYLEERGGAVSSPEDLGGHALIGWEDTAAGIMAADWLNRTVPDDAFVYRTNSLVNQFIAAKAGIGLALLPCYLGDEDSDLVRGLPGPVPDLAGELWIVTHADLKRTARVRAFFDIVGEGLAREHSLFSGRGLSRSAV; this is translated from the coding sequence ATGGAGGACTGGAACGAGCCCCAACTCGTGTTGGCGGTGCATCGGGCAAGCAGCCTCACCGGCGCCGCCAAAGCGCTAGATATTGACCATTCGACCGCGTTCCGGCGCCTGAATGCGCTGGAAACGCGGCTCGGCGTTCGCCTGTTCGAACGGCTTCCGGGCGGGGCGTACCAGGCGACGCCGGCGGGCGAGCGGATGGCGGCAGCGGCGGAGCGCATGGAAGACGAGGCGCTCGCCATCGATCGTGACATTGCCGGCCGCGACCACCGCCTCTCCGGCCGCTTGCGCGTAACCTCCTCGGAGACGCTCGCGTATCGAAAGCTGACCGGTCACCTCGCACGGTTCCGGCAAACCCATCCCGGCATCGTCGTCGAGCTCGTGATCGACAACCGTGTCCTCAGCCTCTCGCGCCGCGAGGCGGATATCGCGCTTCGCCCGATGCGGCCGAAGGAGGGCGACCTCTGGGGCCGCAAGCTCGCCGATGTCGCATGGACCGTCTATGGCACTGCTCGCTATCTCGAAGAGCGAGGCGGCGCCGTTTCATCCCCGGAAGATCTCGGCGGCCACGCGCTGATCGGATGGGAGGATACGGCTGCCGGCATCATGGCTGCAGATTGGCTGAACAGAACGGTGCCGGATGACGCCTTCGTTTATCGGACCAACAGCCTCGTCAATCAGTTCATCGCCGCGAAGGCCGGCATCGGTCTCGCGCTGCTTCCCTGCTATCTCGGCGACGAAGATTCCGACCTCGTCCGCGGGCTGCCTGGGCCAGTGCCGGACCTGGCTGGCGAACTATGGATCGTGACCCACGCTGACCTGAAACGGACCGCGCGGGTTCGTGCGTTCTTCGATATCGTTGGAGAGGGCCTTGCCCGTGAGCACAGCTTGTTTAGCGGGCGAGGCCTATCCCGCTCTGCGGTCTAG
- a CDS encoding peptidyl-alpha-hydroxyglycine alpha-amidating lyase family protein — protein MPTILGSGDHRYRVVENWAKLPDGWSLTDAASVAVDSKNRIYVFNRGDHPMVVLDREGNFITSWGEGLFNRAHGLHIDADDHLYCTDDGDHTVRKCTTDGKVLLTIGIPNKPAPFMSGEPFHRCTHTALSPKGEIYVSDGYGNACVHKYSPNGKLLKTWGEPGTDPGQFNIVHNIATDADGWVYVADRENHRVQVFDGNGKYETQWNNLHRPCALCCCGGKQPTFIVGELGPGLAVNRKVPNLGPRLSIVDSKGKRIARLGGENGPGLEAGKFLAPHGIAMDSKGDIYIGEVGVTDWKTSFPDTPMPPEVRVSRCLQKLEKI, from the coding sequence ATGCCCACAATCCTCGGCTCAGGCGACCACCGTTACCGCGTGGTTGAAAACTGGGCGAAGCTGCCTGACGGATGGAGCCTGACCGACGCCGCTTCCGTCGCGGTCGACAGCAAGAACCGCATCTATGTCTTCAACCGCGGCGACCATCCGATGGTAGTGCTCGACCGCGAGGGCAATTTCATCACCAGCTGGGGCGAAGGCCTGTTCAACCGCGCGCATGGCCTGCACATCGACGCCGACGATCATCTCTATTGCACCGATGACGGCGACCACACCGTGCGCAAGTGCACGACCGACGGCAAGGTGCTGCTGACCATCGGCATTCCGAACAAGCCGGCGCCGTTCATGAGCGGCGAGCCGTTCCACCGCTGCACGCATACCGCACTGTCGCCGAAGGGCGAGATCTACGTCTCGGACGGCTATGGCAATGCCTGCGTCCACAAATATTCGCCGAATGGAAAGCTGCTGAAGACCTGGGGCGAGCCCGGCACCGATCCCGGCCAGTTCAACATTGTCCACAACATCGCCACCGATGCCGACGGCTGGGTCTATGTCGCCGACCGCGAGAACCACCGCGTGCAGGTGTTCGACGGCAACGGCAAATACGAGACGCAGTGGAACAACCTGCACCGGCCATGCGCGCTGTGTTGCTGCGGCGGCAAGCAGCCCACTTTCATCGTCGGCGAGCTCGGCCCCGGCTTGGCCGTGAACCGCAAGGTGCCCAATCTCGGCCCGCGGCTTTCGATCGTCGATTCAAAAGGCAAACGGATCGCCCGGCTCGGCGGCGAGAACGGCCCGGGGCTGGAGGCGGGCAAATTCCTCGCGCCGCACGGCATCGCGATGGATTCGAAGGGCGACATCTATATCGGCGAAGTCGGCGTCACCGACTGGAAGACCAGTTTTCCGGATACGCCGATGCCGCCGGAGGTTCGGGTGAGCCGCTGCCTGCAGAAGCTGGAGAAAATCTAG